Proteins encoded by one window of Blautia luti:
- a CDS encoding transglycosylase domain-containing protein, protein MNYGKKSTARKRNSLISRSSMMGKRARVSFIRVLFVSLIALCIGVTCLGIGSFRGVIDNAPDVNDIDIMPLGYATFLYDDQGNQIRKLAAPNSNRLPVTLDQIPEDLQHAVVAIEDERFYEHNGIDVKGILRAGVKAITTGDFSEGASTITQQLLKNNVFTNWTSESTWLEKFTRKFQEQYLAVQVEKKTDKNTILENYLNTINLGAGAYGVQAAARQYFDKDVWDLNLSECATLAGITQNPTRFNPIVNPENNQKRRKEVLQHMLDQNYITKKQYKAALADDIYSRIQAAQEKNSSTENTVYTYFEDELTDQIINDLMNIKGYTKTQATNLLYSGGLKVYTTQDSNIQTILDEEYADPSNYPDEVQYELDYALTVTDPDGNQVNYSKEMLQLYFQNEDPSFDLLFDSPEEGQTYVDRYKENILANGSKVVAERVNFAPQPQSSMSVIDQQTGYVKALIGGRGEKTASLTLNRATDTTRQPGSTFKIVSTYAPALNEKGMSLATTFEDEPYEYPDGSPVNNATRSYNGTTTIRTAIQNSINVVAVKCLEQVTPELGLQYLDNFGFTTLAHGTEADTDANGNVWSDANLATALGGITRGVTNIELCASYAAIANGGTYIKPIYYTKILDHSGNVLIENTSAGRSVIKESTAYLLTSAMEDVVKKGTGTACQLDNMAVAGKTGTTEAYNDLWFVGYTPYYTCAVWSGYDNNEKLPDYARNFHKTLWKKVMTRIHEGLPEKDFTKPASVEKLSVCSETGLLPRAGCPVITEYFDVGTMPTEYCEEHYYDSYDYDYDSDYSNTDTENTDDASQTTDADSDSTDNTGTDDTGNGDNTDNGDGGSDNTDNTGGDDNGGGDGDNTGDNDDGGDSGGEDDSSYQIDYY, encoded by the coding sequence ATGAACTACGGTAAAAAATCGACGGCCAGGAAGCGAAATTCCCTGATCTCCCGTTCCTCCATGATGGGGAAACGTGCGAGGGTTTCTTTTATCAGAGTTTTATTCGTGTCACTGATCGCTCTCTGCATCGGAGTAACCTGTCTGGGAATTGGTTCCTTCAGAGGTGTGATTGATAATGCTCCTGATGTTAATGATATTGATATTATGCCCCTGGGTTATGCCACATTTCTGTATGATGACCAGGGCAATCAGATCCGTAAACTGGCAGCACCCAATTCCAACCGTCTGCCTGTCACACTGGATCAGATCCCCGAGGATCTGCAGCATGCGGTTGTAGCCATCGAGGATGAACGTTTCTATGAACATAACGGTATTGACGTAAAAGGTATTCTCCGTGCAGGTGTGAAAGCCATCACAACCGGAGATTTTTCCGAGGGTGCCAGTACCATTACCCAGCAGCTTCTTAAGAATAACGTATTTACCAACTGGACCAGCGAGTCTACATGGCTTGAGAAATTCACACGTAAATTCCAGGAACAGTATCTGGCAGTGCAGGTAGAGAAAAAGACGGACAAAAATACCATCCTTGAGAACTACCTGAACACCATCAACCTGGGTGCAGGTGCATACGGTGTACAGGCTGCTGCAAGACAGTATTTCGATAAAGATGTATGGGATCTAAATCTTTCCGAGTGTGCAACACTGGCTGGAATCACCCAGAACCCTACCCGTTTTAATCCTATCGTAAACCCGGAGAACAACCAGAAACGTAGAAAAGAAGTTCTCCAGCATATGCTGGATCAGAATTACATCACGAAGAAACAGTACAAAGCAGCTCTGGCTGATGATATATATTCCCGTATCCAGGCAGCTCAGGAAAAAAATTCCAGCACAGAGAACACGGTCTACACCTATTTCGAAGATGAACTGACAGATCAGATCATCAACGACCTTATGAATATCAAAGGTTATACCAAGACTCAGGCTACCAACCTTCTCTACAGCGGCGGACTTAAAGTATATACCACACAGGATTCCAATATCCAGACTATCCTGGATGAAGAATATGCCGATCCGTCCAATTACCCGGACGAAGTCCAGTACGAACTTGACTATGCGCTGACTGTCACAGATCCTGACGGCAATCAAGTAAACTACAGTAAGGAAATGCTTCAGCTGTATTTCCAGAATGAAGATCCGTCTTTCGATCTGCTCTTCGATTCACCGGAAGAGGGCCAGACTTATGTGGACAGATATAAAGAGAACATTCTGGCAAACGGAAGCAAGGTTGTTGCAGAACGTGTAAACTTCGCACCACAGCCTCAGTCTTCCATGAGTGTCATTGATCAGCAGACCGGTTATGTGAAAGCTCTTATCGGCGGCCGTGGGGAGAAAACAGCCAGCCTGACCCTGAACCGTGCTACTGACACAACACGTCAGCCTGGTTCCACCTTCAAGATCGTTTCCACCTATGCACCTGCCCTGAATGAAAAGGGTATGAGCCTAGCAACTACCTTCGAAGATGAACCCTATGAATATCCGGACGGTTCTCCTGTAAACAACGCAACCCGTTCTTACAATGGAACTACTACTATTCGTACAGCGATCCAGAACTCCATCAACGTAGTGGCAGTAAAATGTCTGGAGCAGGTAACTCCTGAACTTGGTCTTCAGTATCTGGATAACTTCGGATTCACTACACTTGCCCACGGTACAGAAGCAGATACAGATGCCAACGGCAATGTATGGAGTGACGCGAACCTTGCTACTGCACTTGGCGGTATCACCAGAGGTGTCACAAACATAGAACTGTGTGCTTCCTACGCAGCTATCGCTAACGGCGGCACCTACATCAAACCGATCTACTACACAAAGATCCTGGATCATAGCGGAAACGTACTGATCGAGAATACTTCCGCCGGACGTTCCGTGATCAAAGAAAGTACAGCATACCTGCTCACAAGCGCCATGGAAGATGTTGTAAAGAAAGGTACAGGTACCGCCTGCCAGCTTGACAACATGGCTGTTGCCGGCAAAACAGGTACTACTGAAGCCTATAATGACCTCTGGTTCGTAGGATATACTCCATATTATACCTGTGCAGTATGGTCCGGTTATGATAACAATGAGAAACTTCCGGATTATGCCCGTAACTTCCATAAGACTCTGTGGAAAAAGGTCATGACAAGAATCCATGAAGGATTACCTGAAAAAGATTTCACCAAACCTGCAAGTGTGGAGAAATTAAGCGTATGCTCTGAAACAGGTCTTCTGCCAAGAGCCGGCTGCCCTGTGATCACAGAATACTTCGATGTAGGTACCATGCCTACTGAATACTGCGAAGAGCATTATTATGACAGTTATGACTACGATTATGACAGTGATTACAGCAACACTGATACAGAAAACACCGATGATGCATCTCAGACAACAGATGCAGACAGTGACAGCACCGACAATACCGGAACCGATGACACCGGCAACGGTGATAATACTGATAACGGTGATGGCGGCAGTGATAATACAGATAATACCGGCGGCGATGATAATGGCGGCGGTGATGGCGATAACACTGGTGATAACGATGATGGCGGTGACAGCGGCGGAGAGGATGATTCCTCTTACCAGATTGATTATTATTGA